Below is a window of Dromiciops gliroides isolate mDroGli1 chromosome 5, mDroGli1.pri, whole genome shotgun sequence DNA.
AGCAGGTGTGGGAGAGGAAGATAGAGTTGGCACTGCAAGGGACATcaagagatcatccagtccaacctcatcattttacagatgaggaatttgatcATAGATAGAAAggggcttgctcagggtcacaaataGTAAGTAGCATAAGTGAGATTTGAGCCCAGATTTGCCGACACTAAAcattgctttttccactatactcTGATGCCTGTCActtaatatttacttttaaaaaaactcttgtgggggacagctaggtggcacagtggataaagcaccagccctggattcaggagtacctgagttcaaatctggcctcagacacttgacacttactagctgtgtgaccctgggcaaatcacttaaccctcattgcccagcaaaaaaaaaaccacaactctTGTGAAAGGTCACCTGGGTTCCTGATGGACAAAGTACAGGGAGGGTTCAGTTTCCACTTTGTAGAAGGAGTACCAAGACCTGGTCACTGCTTTGGTAAAACAACCTGCCTGTCGTGTTTTATGAGGAATGCCTGAAGGGCCTGGGAGGTATTAGATATTTAAAGAGTCGTAATataggaagagaatgaaataaatcagtgtggcttcagaaagctGATTCAGAATTATCAGCAGCAGGTGGAAATTATAGGGAGGCAGACAAGGAAAGGTTTCCCAACAGAGAGCTGTCAGTAGCTTTGTTGACCCTGCAAGTGTTTGGGCCTTGTGAGGTGATGTAACCTTTTCAGTGCTTAAGCTTATAGAATTCTAGTCCAGATCTCTCATTGCACAGATAACCTTTCTCTGAGTGTCAGTCTCCTTAAGGAACTACCATTTAGTGAAAGAAGCAGGAGAAGAAGGCagggttcctgactccagggctttttCCACAATCATGTGCTTCAGTCCACTTTGATTTGGTCCTTGCCTACAAGTACTTCCAGTGTTTGGGTAAACACTTGAGTTCCCCAGAGGACTTGTTGAACTAAACTGATGGGAGCTCAAAAGTCACCCACCTCCTTCATGCTTACAGATGTATCCATTGAGATGCCCGAGGAGCTGGATATCTCACAGCTTCGGGGGTTAGGGCTGCAGCCTGGAGAGGAGGAGCTACCTGACATTGCTCCACCCCTGGTCACCCCAGATGAACCCAAAGGTAGCCTTGGTTTCTATGGAAACGAAGATGAAGACTCCTTCTGCTCCCCTCACTTCTCCTCTCCGACATGTTAGTGATTCTTCTTCCTGCCTGTCTTTCTTTACCTTGCtgatgggtggggaaggggggctGTACCTTGCCCCCTCCCTggccctctcttcctctctgtacTTTGCCTGTCAGTCCTCCCTTGTGTATTCCCTTTTCCCCACATGTTAGAGAACCCTTCCCCAGGTTCATAGTGGGGAGGTAGGGATACCCCAAGTTTCCCATTCATACACTCTGGATGAATGGAAGTCTGTCTCGTTAGCTGTGTGTACCTTGTGTCCCTGCCTTGGAGGGAAGTAGGAGGAGGTCGTCACGGTCCAGAAATGGGGATCCCCTGTGTAATTGGGCATAGAGGGAGGGAATGGGGGGGTGACTCACCTTGATTTCTGTTCTTATTGGGTATACTGAACCCAATAGGTTGGGGACATTTTTCAAGTTTAGGGGGAGGGtatgagaaggaaggataaaagaaggaagtgggggaggggagaggagggatgagAAGACCCTGGGAGGTTGAAGGGTAGGCAGTGTTCAGGGAGCTGGATGACACCTTGTCCATCTCCTGCTGCTCCCCACAGCGCCCATGTTGGATGAATCTGTCATCATTCAGCTGGTGGAGATGGGCTTCCCCATGGATGCCTGCCGCAAAGCTGTCTACTACACTGGCAATAGTGGGGCTGAAGCTGCTATGAACTGGGTCATGTCTCATATGGATGATCCAGGTACGAAGGAGGGTAGAAAAGAGTGGGGCTTGAGGGGCAGGGATTCTTGACCCACTCCACACCTCAACACTATGCCCCCATGCTCCCACAGACTTTGCAAACCCACTTGTCCTGCCCGGCTCCAGTGGTCCTGGCTCCACCAGCACAGTGGCTGATCCCCCATCAGAAGATTGTGTGGCTACTATCGTCTCCATGGGCTTCTCCCGGGACCAGGCCTTGAAAGCGCTTCGAGCTACAGTATGGGCTGAGGAGTTCAATGGTGGAGAGGCggaagtggaggagggagaatgtgGGAAGGGTAGATAGACCATGGATGAAATGAAAGTTTTTCGTACCAAGGGAACTCTTGGAGCTTTCCTCTGCTCTTTCAGTATTCCTACCTAAATTATAATCCTTGCCCTATAGATTTGGAAAATTTTCCCttacctttcctttcttccagaaCAACAGTCTTGAACGGGCTGTGGATTGGATTTTTAGCCACATCGATGACCTGGATGCAGAGGCCGCTATGGACATTTCAGAGGGGCGCTCAGCTGCAGATTCTATTTCTGAGTCTGTGCCTGTGGGGCCCAAAGTCCGAGATGGTCCTGGAAGTGAGTATCTCTGAGGGGAAGGCAGGGCTTTGTTGCTTGTCTGAGACCGGCCTCCAGCATCAACCTAGATCTTACCACTAGAAACTCGATTTGGAGCTAAAAGTCCATCTTTAAGATTGGGAGTTGATGGGTTAGAAGCTAATCTAATCCTAGATCCTTCACATGGTCTGTGGCATACTTTCTTGTAAATCATGTCTTGATTTTGAGCCTTTTGGATGGGTCCTGGGAAGTAGGCAGTTTGTCTATAAAGAGGGGtcttgggggacagccaggtggtgaagtggataaagcaccagacctggattcaggaggacctgagttcaaatctggcctcagacacttgatacttactagctgtatgaccctgggcaagtcacttaaccctcattgccccctcttccaaaaaaatttaaaaaaaaaaaggggatctTGAGGAATGTATCTCTGGGATTCCTCCTTATTCCTCCTGCTGATTCTTTCTTATTAATCTCTCCTCAAATTCTCCTTCCCTAGAGTATCAGCTCTTTGCCTTCATCAGTCACATGGGCACCTCTACCATGTGTGGTCACTATGTCTGCCATATCAAGAAGGAGGGCAGGTGAGACTGATTTGGGGTTGGGGCAGAGGTGGTTTGGAAGAAGGATAGGAAGGGATCATCTGCTTGGCTAGAAGGAGGGAGAGTTGCTAGTGCTAGCAATGGAAGAACCCCTCCAAATAAAAGAAGAGCAATGAAACACTAAGAAAGGCCCGGATGAAAGTCCAGAGGGAACACCAAAGCAGGCGCCTCTGTCACTATTATGTTGGACGGCACCCTACCCAGCCCTCTGAACAGCAGTGTTCATCTTTGTGGGTGTTTTCATTGGCCAAAATAAAACGGGATGGGCAGGAGGAATAGGGTTGTGGACTTGGCCTTAGCAGAAAGTCCTCGGGCTGGGAGATCATTTGCGTGTGACAGCCAAGGGCAAGAGTGCTTTGAAATGGCATCTGTAGGCCCTGGCTGTGGAGCTGTGGCTGCTGAACATAGTCAGATCTGGCCACAGGCTGGGGCCTAGGCAGACAAAGTTGGAAATTGCTATACCAGTCATCCAGGCTCAGTTCTGCTGGTGACTCCCCATTCCCCTTGTAATGGCTCAGAAACGGAATTGATGTGGATGAGGACCTCAACTCACcaatcttcttttccttcctttcctgtagGTGGGTTATCTACAATGACCAAAAAGTTTGTGCCTCGGAGAAGCCACCCAAGGACCTGGGCTATATTTACTTCTACCAGAGAATGGCCAGCTAAGAGCCTATACTCCGCCTCACCTCTTCCTGATGATGGAGGCCAGGCAGCAGTGGCATGAGGAGGGGCTGGACAGAGAAAGAACCCCAACTCTCCTCCGCGAACCCCTTCTCTTCCTATCCCTTGTAGCACGCTGGAGGCCTTGAGGGACTGGCTGAGTTAAGGGGAAAGCTGGAATGCAGGGGCCACCCCACAGACttgggggggagaggaaaggggaggaatggaCCTTCTGTCTATAATGAGATCTCTTCagttcccctccctcttccacaCCCTTTACCACTCTGCTTTTAATTCTCAGTGTAACCTTGCTCAGGCCcttcaaggaagagagagaatgagagagagaaagagaatgaaagtgtgtgtgtgagaaagagagagagagagagagagtgagtgtgtgtgtgtgtgtgtgtgtgtgtgtgtgtgtgtgagagagagagagagagagagacagaggcagaggcttTGTGCATCATGGTTCAGGGATGGGAcgattctttgtctctctctttccactccatTGCCCCCCCTCCGACCCCCATTTCCCCATATTTGTATTCTTTTCCTCCTGGCTAGGGTAAGGAAGAGTGGGAGGATATTGGGGAATTCTCCCCAACCCTATGTTACCAGTCTTTTCCCACACCCCTCTCCTCTAGAAAATGCCAAAACACCAGATGTGAATAAAAGTCTAAAGGGTGAATTGTGGTGACATCAATTTGGGAACTGGCTTCTGCTATCCTTTCTAGGGCCTGAGAAAGGCTCTTAGGAAATGACCACCCCTTACCGCATCACGCTGGTTTCAGTTGTCCAGATGGCCTGTGGGCTTTTGTATGAAGATTCCCAGGCTCACTCCGTAGAGAGCACACTCCATTCTAATCCCTTCATGTCATTGTATCAGAGAGTGAAAAATGAGTGTTATGGTGAAGCTATGGGATGAATGAGAAGTGGGGCCAATGTGACTGAGTGGACAAAGCTATCTTGCCTGCCAGACAACTGAGTCTGACCAACCTATTGCTAGGCACTAAGGCTGAGGGCCAGCAGCATCCTTCCCTCAAGGCCTTTGTTGCATGGCACCCTTTATATGGTCTGCTGGTGAGGCCAGGGCTGAGCTTGGCCATGTACTAGCTAGAGGAAGGAGCTATGGCAGACCTCTCGACCACCAGGTCCCAGGAATTGACTGAGAAGAATCTGGCACTGTAGGCACCGAGTCATCTGGGCCTCTTAAGAGTTAACGTCCAATTGCCGCACGCTTTTGCCAACCGGGGGGGAATCCCCTTTTTCGAGGGTGTCACCAGCTAAGAAGGAAGTGTAGTTGATTCTCTGTCCCTTGGCCCTCAGTTGTCTTTGCAAAGATGCAGGTAGAATGGAATGTGAcagtgggtaagtcacttcacctttccgggcttctgtaaaatgggattgtaCTGGGCAAGCAAGCGCCAAATGTACCGGTGCTATAATGGGGGTGAGGAAGAGCGCAGCTACTGGGGACATCTGGGCCGACGTGCCAGGAGGGGCCCTTCCCAGAGGAGTTCCGCCGAGGCGGGGCCCGGAGGGCAGCCCGGACGCCTCCCGGGAGGCGGGGCGGGGCAGGCGGCGGGGTTGGGCCGTAGAACGCGTCCAGGGGGCGGGGCGTCGGGGTGAGGCGGAGCTCGTCGCCGGTCTACATAAGCGGCTCGGGGTGGGGGCCGTGGTTGTGCTCTACTGCTGACCTTCAATCTCCTCCCGAGTCACTGCCCGTTACCGGCGAGCCATGGCGTCGCGGAAGTTCTTCGTCGGGGGTAATTGGAAGATGAATGGCGACAAGAAGTGCCTGGGGGAGCTCATCACTTCGATCAACGGGGCCAAGGTGCCCGCCAACACCGGTGAGCGCGGGGGCTGCGGGGCCCGAGCTTTCCTCCCCACGCTTCCCGCCCCCATTTCCCTGGCCCGGGAGCGGGATGGAGCGGGCCGCGCGGGGACCCCCGGGGGGCGTCCCCATTCATCCCCCTGGAGGGTGGGAGGCGAGGCTCGAGTAATGGTAGGGGACGTGGTTAACCGCAcgtgggggcggggagaggaggCGGGGCCCCGCTGTCCTTACGGGGTCGCAGCTGGGAAGATGACTTCGCGAAATGGGCCGGCGGAGCTGCGCTGCCCCCCCGCCCCCGGCTCCCTAGAACCCCGTCCCGGGCACTatgccttctccccccccccgGCTCCCTAGAACCCCCCCTCCCGGCGCGCTGTGCCCCCCCCTTCCCGGGCTCTCtgtgcccacccccacccccacccccgcccgccCCGGGCGCGCTGTGCGGGGCTGCACGTAGCTCCGGGTTCGGCTGGCCGGGCACGTGGCCGGCACCTGGTCCGAAGCCCGGAGGCGGCTGGGGCTACTCGAATGCAGCGAGTGCAACCGTGATCAGCCATCCCCGGGTTAAAGGGCAAGGGTGAATCTGGGGCTCCTGCAGCCCACAAGTCGGGGGGAGCCGTCATCTCCCCCTTTTCTACATCCTAggttccctaccccacccccaaccctccgGGAAGGCAAGGGAGAGTAAGTGCGCTCTGCTAGGACAGATTTCAGCAGCCCCTTCCCAAGTTCTTTAATTGGCCCATACACCTtctgctccccgcccccccccccccacttccttaCCCATTTCCTATTTGAATGCCCGTATGTGGCTTCGGATCTCCGAACTATTTTGGGAAAAGGGTAGGGTTGCCTCTCAGGGAATGCAGAGAACCGGTGCTTAGAATAGCCTGGGGGTAACCAGAGCTACACCTGCTTAAAGAGCAAGGGGGCAGGGCCCATGCTGAAGAACTCGGGCCCATGGACCTTAATGGGGAATCCGAGTGGGCTTAGGGGCTTTTGTTTGGAGGTAGGTTGGCCTTGCTGTCCTGACCAAAGAAAGGCAgggctctttttttgggggggcggggggctgAAGGAGGAaagtacagttttttttttaaagtacagtttTCAAGAGAGGGGCCAAGTAGAGCTTTACTATTGGGGCATGACTTCATTTGTCTGTACCCTTCCCTCCCCAGAAGTGGTATGTGGAGCCCCTTCCATCTACCTTGACTTTGTTCGTCAGAAATTGGATGCAAAAATTGGCGTAGCTGCTCAGAACTGCTACAAAGTGGCCAAGGGTGCATTTACTGGGGAGATCAGGTAAGCCAGCCAACTGGtccaaatcatttttcttttcttttttttggtggggtattgagggttaagtgacttgcccaaggtcacacacctagtaagtgtcaagtgtctgaagtcaaatttgaactcaggacctcctgaatccagggccagtgctttatccactgtgccacctagctgcccccccaaatcattttttaaaaatatcagctTGATATTATGTTGAAGAGATAAAGGGGCTCAGATGGAAATCCCTCTGGATTGAGCCTCAGCTTTCTTTCTCAGCCCGGCCATGATTAAGGACTGTGGGGCCAACTGGGTGATCCTGGGACACTCTGAAAGAAGACATATCTTTGGGGAGTCTGATGAGGTGAGTGGTAGGGGATCTGCAAGGGCAGAGGAAGGGCCCCCAAGAAATGGGGTGAGGGAGCATGTCTGAATTGAATAATATATTGTCCTGGCAGCTCATTGGACAGAAGGTAGCCCATGCTCTGTCAGAAGGCCTGGGAGTGATCGCTTGTATTGGTGAGAAGTTGGATGAGAGGGAAGCTGGAATCACTGAGAAGGTGGTTTTTGACCAGACTAAGGCCATTGCAGGTAATTGCTTGGGATAGGAATGAGTAGCCCTTCTGTCATAGATGAGGATCCTGAGACCCCGAAGGGGGTGGCAGGCAGAAGGCGTCTGCCCAATGGGGGAGAGTGGGATTCTTTACTGTGTTGCCCTTTGCTTAATAATACTGTAGCAGGTACTACTTGCCCTCTTGTGCCACCCTCTGGCTTCCAAAGGCTGGAGGAAATACTGGGAGTCAGCTAGATTGAAATTCCAAGTATACAAGCCTTCGTTCTCTCTGGCCCACAGATAACGTGAAGGACTGGAGCAAAGTCGTCCTAGCCTATGAACCAGTCTGGGCTATTGGTACTGGCAAGACAGCCACACCCCAGCAGGTAATAAAACACTTGGAAAACACCCTGGCGGGAAGAGGGAACACTTGGTATCTTGCTGCCCTCTTGAATCATAGCATTCCAGAAGAAAAGAGTTATTATCTAGTCCAGTCTCATTTAGGTATGAAAAAAGGCAGGTCCAGAATGGTGGTAATTTACCCAGGTCATTCAGCTATCAGCTAGTTCGTGACAAAACTAAGATTAAAACCCAGTTTCCCCCTACAGGATTTCTCAGAAATTGCTACGATCACCCCTCCCTATTTTGCCCTTAAGAGTTTAAGGAAGAGGTTTGAGAGCTGTCTGGGTATCTCTATTCTAGGCCCAGGAGGTACATGAGAAGCTTCGATGCTGGCTTAAGACCCATGTCTCAGAATCTGTATCACAGTCTACCAGGATCATTTATGGAGGTCAGTAGATGTGATCCTCAGTGTGCAGAGAGGATGGGGGAAACAGAGACTCTCTAACCTGTCTGACTTATATCTTTTCTCACTTCTTTCCAGGCTCTGTGACGGGGGCCAACTGTAAGGATCTGGCATGCCAGGCTGATGTAGATGGCTTCCTGGTGGGTGGAGCTTCCCTTAAGCCTGAATTCTTGGACATCATCCAAGCCAAAAACTGAGCTCTCCGTGCTGTCCTCTCACTCCCTCACTTATAGAGCTGAGACTAGACTCCACAAGTCTGGTTTACCCCTCCCCCTCTCATTCGATTGTGATGtggattcccctccccccacggTCCCATTCAAGCTACCCCTTTCTCCATCGGGTAGATTGTGTCCACCAGTTCTCAGCTCCTCAGCCCTTCCTCCAATGGACCAGGCCTTTCTCCATTTACTGTAAATTTGAAGGAAGCACATCgtgtttgtgatttttttattgGCTGGGTTGGAAATGGAAAGGGTGTGACTTGGTGTGTTCTCTATCCCTGAAAGGGGTGGGTGGCTGAcaaccctcctcctcttccctttactTCCTGTTTCTCAGACTGAAGCAAGAATCTTACCCTTCAGTCAGTAAAGGATTGGGGTGGAGCTGAGGGGTGGGAGGTGGGTGATGACAAGGCCAGGATGCCAACCTTGTGCCAGTGCCTTACTCTGAACCAGCCCCAGATCTGGGGAACACAGCATCATCCACTGAGATCTCTGCCCATCAGGCAAAGCCTAGTCTGCAGTTAGAAACTACAACTAAGCTATAGCAatattctttttatcatttaaagaaaaactggccCTAGGCAAAGCTTTGGCTGAGGCACTGGGTGGGTCTGGGCCCCTGGTCCTGTCAAGTCTGCAGCAGGTGGGGTGACTGGTAGAGCAGGTACCGTTTCATGGCAGGGGGCAAGGGTAGAGCAGAAACTTCCCCCAGCCGGCCTTCCCCCAGAATGTCCCGAATACACAGGCGgctcaggtggagaagggagtgaggtTCCGCTGCAAGgacagaagaggaagatgatTACTTAAGGGCTAACTGAATGAAGGTCACttgcttcccttctccccacttctGTCCTTGGCCCAGCCATGTTTGGAGCAATCTGGCCATAGGGTAGGAGGCCAGTGTGTTGGAGGAGAGGTATGCTGTTGTCACCTCTGAGCCATGCTAGGAAGGATCTTCAGAGCCTACAAACCAATTGTACCCGTGAGGGTCTGGGGACATTGGGGCAGAGTCCTCAACCAGAGCTGAGCTTTGTAACTAACTGCCACTGCTGCtttcaaaaaagaggaaatgagtgCCTTAACCTGAAGGCTTGCTCtgccttcctgaccccaaagcAGAGTTCTGTTGGGAGGGTGGACTAGTACAATCTTCAGCCCTGGGCCAGAGACTGGGACCTCACCCCATCAGACCAAATTCCTCCCCTCCACCGGGTCCCAaatctcacttttattttttctggggTCCAGGTGTTGCCCAGAGTATTTATCAAGTGAAGAAGACAGGGAATCCCAATGAAAGAAGACCAATCTTGAGTGTTCCTGTATCATTCTTCCATTTACCCTTTGGCAATTCCCACTGAACTGCATCATTTTAGCTTTTAGTCCACTTACTCttgacccccctcccccaagactcCCTACTCTTGTGACAGACCACCCCCAGACAGCTCAAACCGGAGCTTCAGGTAGCTTTACTACTCTCTAGTTTGTCctgagcaccccccccccatgtccTGGACATTTGAACCATCCCACAGATCCAACACCCCAGTCTCACCTCTCCTCTCACCCAGGTAGCGGATTCGGACCTGGCACTGCCCCCATACAGCACTGACAGCAGGGTAGAGGGTCCTTCCTTTAAGACCCCGGAAGGCAGGCCCCAGGTAGGTACCTCCAATGGCATACCCCAGAGTGCCTTCCTCCATATCCAAAACCACCAGCAGTCTCTCGGGTACTTCCAGACGCTCCTCCCCGAGCCCTGTGGGGTATCTAGGAGCCCCGATTCCCTTATTTTGGTGATAGAGGTTCCCCCGCCCAATGTCCCAGCCCCACGACTCCCCGTTGCTACCCAGCAATGATGCATAACAGTCCGCTTGCAGTGGGGCCTGGGCTGTAGCCACCCCCACCACGGCGTGGGTGCCCCGCTGCTCGGGGGGCCAAGCAATCTCCCAGGCGTGCAGGCCCCTAGAGTAGCCTCTCTTGCCCCGAGCTCCATCCGTGCTCTGAGCCACAGGCCTCCGCTCAAAGCTCAGCCCCTCTTCCTTGACCTCAATGTTCTCTGAGCAGTCCTTGGGATTCCAGCCATGATGCTGTTGCACACTCAGGTCTACGGGGGGTGCTGACAGCAGCTCCTCTAGTCCCTCTGGGAAAGACAGATCTTGGTTCGAGGTGGCCGGGGAGGGGGTACTACTGGTCCCACTGCCCCTTGCCAGGGCAGTCTGGCCCATGGGAGGGGGGCTTGGAGAATCCCCCAATGCAAGTCCGGAGAGGGAACGGCtgtgaggagaagggaaggagagcgGTTTTCCTCTCTCTGCTGctagtgaaaggagagaaggatgggAGACAGAAAGTGAGAAACCGGAGCCCAACAAGTGCAACAACTCCGCCATCCTGCCCCTAGCTTCTCCCCGCTCCCCAACTGCCCCGTTTTCACACTGCTCGCACGCTGAGGTTTCCCAGACCTTCGTgctccgcctcccccccccctttcttcctATCCTTTCTAGGTCCCTCTCCCCATTTCCTTCTATCCAGGATCCCCGGTTCTTCTATCCTTGACCACTCCCATTACACCTCCTGGTGAACCGGGGATCCCAAAGTGTCTCAATCTCGATCCCTACCCCTAGGCCGCCTCCATATGCGGACTCCTTGCACTGGAAAGAGCACCTGATTCAAAAGTTCGAAGATGTGAGTTCGAATTCCGAACTGCTGCTTATTACCTGTAACCTTGGGGCCAATCACTTccccttgggcttcagtttcctcatctgtaaaatgagagacctcagctagataatctctaaggtccggTTCAGCTCAAAAGGCAAGGATCCCAAGTCCCTTCCGGAGGAGTCCAATCCCCGACAGCCTCAGTTCACTCTCAGCTTCCGCCTCCTACGTTGGACCCCGCCTCTCCCCAATGGGTCTCCGCCCTGCTCCCGGCCCCAGACCGCGGActacagcattaaaaaaaaagggggtgcgggtaggagaaagaaagagttctTTACTCCCGGAGCGGGAAGTTTCCTAGGATCAGAATTTAGAGTAGTGCGTGGAAAACACCTTCCACGTTGAGGGTCTGAGAGGTGAATTTGCGAAAGGTCGCCTAGGTCTCCTGGAGCAGAgttaggattcgaacccaggtcttttgattcgaAAGTCAGTGCCTCCCCCCGCACTGCCTACGTCCTTGTGTCTTTAAGGAattggtgtggggggggggagccgaAGGGGGAGTTAGTACGTGTGTGCATGACAAGAGAGCATTAGGAGTGTGGCCCCATGTCTTGCCTTGGCTTCTGGTTATGCCTCTCATGGTCTAAGTCGTGTTTACAGCCCCCTGCTAGGAGCTAGGGGAATGAATGTCAGTTTTATGGGGATAAACCGCTAAAACGCACtttgcgtgcgtgcgtgtgtctgtatctgtatctgtgtctctgtgtgcgcgcgcgcacccATGTCGTAGCCCCTTCTTGCCTTTGAAGAATGAATGACTAGTCGTTCCTGCTCGGTTGTATAAGAGCCTGATTCTGTCTACCCGTCGCGTCACATGAGGTGGGCGGGGAGCCCGGAGCCTGCAGAGCTCTGTGCGTGCCCCGCCGGGGCCCAGGCATGGTAGCCAAGGGCGGGCAGGGCGCGCCTCGGCACCCTCTGGCGGCCACCGTGTGATGCTACACCATTCAGCTCTTGGGCAGCGGCCCCCAGCCTGGCAAGCAAGCAGGCCCTTTCCCACTCTCACTGTGGctctggtggggaggggaatggaggtAATAT
It encodes the following:
- the TPI1 gene encoding triosephosphate isomerase produces the protein MASRKFFVGGNWKMNGDKKCLGELITSINGAKVPANTEVVCGAPSIYLDFVRQKLDAKIGVAAQNCYKVAKGAFTGEISPAMIKDCGANWVILGHSERRHIFGESDELIGQKVAHALSEGLGVIACIGEKLDEREAGITEKVVFDQTKAIADNVKDWSKVVLAYEPVWAIGTGKTATPQQAQEVHEKLRCWLKTHVSESVSQSTRIIYGGSVTGANCKDLACQADVDGFLVGGASLKPEFLDIIQAKN
- the SPSB2 gene encoding SPRY domain-containing SOCS box protein 2, with the protein product MGQTALARGSGTSSTPSPATSNQDLSFPEGLEELLSAPPVDLSVQQHHGWNPKDCSENIEVKEEGLSFERRPVAQSTDGARGKRGYSRGLHAWEIAWPPEQRGTHAVVGVATAQAPLQADCYASLLGSNGESWGWDIGRGNLYHQNKGIGAPRYPTGLGEERLEVPERLLVVLDMEEGTLGYAIGGTYLGPAFRGLKGRTLYPAVSAVWGQCQVRIRYLGERRAEPHSLLHLSRLCIRDILGEGRLGEVSALPLPPAMKRYLLYQSPHLLQT